TGAAAGTTACAAGACACAGTCTGTAACTATTATAAACTAACATAGTATTCACTTAACTTGAATGGAAATCTTATTTTGAGGACACTTCCATGGAACCACCAGATGGTAGAACAAAAATTCTTGACTTGGTTATAACCTGAATAATTTAAACACACTGAAAGTAACATATGCATGAAACTTTCTGTGAACCACGTGTTGTCTATTTATAGATAGCGTTTCATGCACTCGTCCATCCTGGTGTATTGAACTTCTGGGTAGAGCAGAGAAGCCTCTTCTTCCCCATCCTCCTCGATGTCAAAGTTTGTCAAGCAACCCTCATAGAAAATGTGGTAGTAATGCCCTACCCCCACCTGATTAGCGAAGTCCATACCTGGATATAATTAAGCAGGATAGTAAGCATGTAAATTGAGAATTTTCAAGGGTGGAACATGGTTTTGCAACTTCCATTAAAAGGGTTTTAAATAATAGATGTTACTAATTGGATGTGATAGTACATAATTTTCTCATGGAACTTTTTACAAAACTAGGATACGATATTACTTCTTGAAGTAGACCGAATCAGTCTCTTAATTCCAATTACTACTTGCATACAAGATCCATATTTAAAATTGTAGGGAAGACTTAGGCATCCACATTGACAATACCAAAAATAAATATTATGTAATACATTAACCTTTAATATTATCTCTAACAAGTGATGACTTCATGTGCCAAAAATATGTGATGAAAGACGATTATTAGAAATAGTGTGAAAAAGGTATGACTTCAGGTACAAACAAAAAATAATTTGGATATTATCTTAGGAGGCAAGTGATCATTCCTTGATTAAAGTAAGGCATGTTTCTGTCTCTTCACTCACTGTCATGTTCAAGTGAAGACATGATTCAGGTGTACATAGCCTATAATTAAAACACCTCTCCACAAAGATGAAATGTTTTGCACACATTTATATTTGTAAACTTATTTTCACCAATATAATTTTGATTCAACAGAAATGTACTGTTGTTACCTTCCATTGACGCCAAGAATTCATCACATGTAATGGGGATTTTCTCCAGAACCTTTCCTGAGAGGTTTTCCCATTTAGCAATCAACTCGTTTTGACTAAGGATGTTTTCTGTCGGTCTTAGGTATATTGTCTTGTTCAAGGCCCGTGGATCATCAATGCACTTGATTGTGTATGTCCCGACGTCATCTTCGTCCATGAATACCGCTTCATAGTACAACATAACTATATTTAGTTTGAAGTAGGACGTTGAAGGGAGCCGCAAATACACCTAGGCCAGGATTCAGACAGTTAGGAGAAATTAATATGTACAACAAACGCCCGTCTTTACCTTTGACATTGCCATCTCCATATATGTGAACTTTCTCTTTGGGTGGAAGTAGTGTACACATTTGACAGAGGTTAGGAACAAAGTAAGTAGCAAAACAATTCGCTGAAATGTAGGTGTGGGGAATGTTTGCTTCTTGTATCCTCCTCCTTATCTCCATCTTCTCATCAAATGTGACCCTTCCTGGTTCAAGGGCGTGCCCCATCCTTGCTGGGTCCATGCCGAATTCAGATGGTAGGAAACGCTGCATGGAAAATTATGTGTCTTATACTTGTGCTCGAGACATTTTCATCACTTTAATAAAACAAACCAGTTAAgaacaagcacaacatatatgtCATACTCATAATACTACAATTTGTTTGTTAATTCATAACATGTTTTTAACAAGAATTATTTTGTCACGTCGTTTAGGTGGTGGCTTGCTCTTCTTTAAGTCAACTATGGCTTCTATAGACAGGGAGAACATAAGACACAACCAAATAATGGGTAACAAACAACTTATCGTCGCAACGTCAGCATAACTCTCGGCTATGTACTAAAGACCTGCAGAGGATCAAAACCTCACCGCATCACCGCACGACAGACGCAAAGGGGAGCACCGATTTGTTATGGATGGTGATGGCTAGGGATTAAGACGTGAAGTATTTCCGGTTGGCACTAGTCTCAAATAGAGTATAAAATCGTCATCATATACACAtggtttattttcactagttcatACAAAGTCTTGACCAGGCCCCTGCCATGGTTCGTCCCCTCCCAAGCATCAGTTGGATATCGATCGGGTGGCACTGGATCTGGAGCTGGCTTCCCCTGTTTGCGTCGTTAGACTCATCGTGGTGGTGTCTGTTGACGTGTATAAAGTAGATTGCCtatccctttccatcagttcggacttttggttcaagtggctagtgcatgaagcttaacatggtatcagagccccaggtctcgagttcaaatcctggctttcacaatttattctaaaaatCCCCGCAGCCTCCTACCGTGTGGTCCCGGCCTTccgctgcctctttgcctctctacacgtgttgacttgtcttctcgtcttcccgtcacacgtgagagggggtgttgacGTGTCGTGGATGACTGGGCGGGGGACCGGATGGCTCTCCGGCGAGCGGCGTTGCAGTGGCTCTTTTCTTTGACCGTGTGGACAGTCAAGAGTGGGTGGCGGGGAATCCTGGTGTTGGTGGTTCTTCGGCAGCGGCCGCATCCAGAACGTGTCATGGAGGTCAGGTTTGATGGTAGCAGGTGGTCCGTTGGTCCGTGGTATGACGTGGATGTTTTTTCGAGCTAAAGCCTAGCGCTTCGACGCCAGCGGTGGCGATGCATGTGGGTGTCGTGACCCTCCTGGGGTGTCGCTGCGTTACCTCCCCCACACCAaagctccgggtgaaaaccctaaaccatttcGGTCTCGGCGACATCGGCACGTGGTGTCATCATCTTCTTGGGGACGTTGGCGTGGAGCTCGGTTCCCCTCGGTCCCGTTGTGCTTCCACCAGCGGACATACTCGAATCGAACCTTGGTGCTCTTCAGCGTTTGCGTAGGGTGTCCTCGTTGGCCTCTCACCCTTTACACGTGACTTTGTTTTATCCGGTCCCGGTCCTCGGTATTTGCAAGATTGGCTCTCCACTCCCAAGAGTGAGAGGGCAAGCGGTCCAGGTATGGGGCTACGAAGTCCGGTGGTTTCACAAGGTGTTATTACATCTTTAGTCGGGTCTCTTGGATGTGTGTGAAGGGTGCGATCTCTCATGTTTGTGTTCTTTATATTTGTTCTGCTTTGTAAGAGTGTTTCATCATCACTTTGTACTGATTCGGCCGTGTGACTTTATTTATTAAGTGGAACGAAACCCTGTTTCGAGGAATACAAATTCTTGACCAGTAGCTGCTTTATTAATACTACTATGTGGTTTATGAGCTACAAAATCACAACGCGAAGTACTATTAGGTACAGCTTCAAATTACTACATAATTTTGGAATAGTTCTTAGTCGAACTCTCGTGTTAGCCGATCAAAATACAACATTACATGGAGTATGGTGCAAGtgcaactttggagaatcatatcCTTCAAAAATGTGATTAGACTCGTGCCTCTAGAAATAGTTCTATTTTTCGAATGCTCCTAGCAGAAGATCGGTGTCTTCTAGTTGGTGTTGGTCTTCCTAGCAAAGAGAATGGGAGTTCGAGTTCCATCAGAATCAGATTTCAGAAATTCTCACTAAGGAGGGGTTCTATCTTCATGAAATTTCAGAGACTCCTCCGCTAGGCATAATTGGTGTTGGTCTCATGCAGGTCCAATAATACACCAGCTTAGTTGAAAATACGCACCAGGTAAGGGGACTGCTGATCCCGCCACGAACAATCGTCCCAAAAAACGGTATTTTCCATTTAAAATTAAGATAAATTATGACCGTACACATATCCTTCGTACTCCCTAAGTTGTATAAAGGATGTCTGATGTTTCAGCTCAGGAATTATCCTACCCCAAAAATTGCGTTTCAGCTTGAAGGGGACCAACGATCTAGTGCTGATGTTGTTGTGCAACTTTCGGGACCCACTGACCCACATCAACTCACGATCCATGACTTGCATGATCGTTAATGCAAGATATGAAATGTCACCAGAAAGCATCCAAGGAAAGTGTTTCACTTTATCGAAGATTGGTGCTTGGTGTCTTGTCAAGGTCATCACACAGTATTTCAGGTTGTCTCGGTCTGCTGAGGAATAGAATACCGACAGCTCCGTCCTAATGCTTTTCATTGGCCCGGCGATTGGTGCTTGGTGTCTTGTCAAGGTCATCACACAGTATTTCAGGTTGTCTCGGTCTGCTGAGGAATAGAATACCGACAGCTCCGTCCTAAgaccatctccagtcgcgtctccTAAAGCGTCTTCCAAAGGGATTTGAggcacgccggacaaaaaaaccgttccagccgcgtctcccaaagcccatttttgtccggcgcgcccccatacggtgtccggcgccccgagcccgtccccgtcccacaggggacgcaccgggcacgccgaacacaacgaaaagcgaggcggggagtggcgggaccgacccgtcagcggcacggaaggctaaaaccccgtcgcctacctttggtcaagcgacgttaatggcgtccctgttttcccaggcgacgcagggacgcgtctcgtcgtgcatggccgcgtggccgtccgcgccggagttattgcgtgcaactacccgctgccgccgctgttttaagacgccctgGAGTTCTCGCCGCTCATCAcaatcgccgccgcctcccccctcccagatcttctcctcgccgctccaaaaaatatcgacctcgtcctcccgcaagatcgccgcggcgaacggcttcggccgcggcagcctcaccgtggcgcaggcgtgggcgctgtaccacgcccggtatccagtcccgccggacatgcggctgccaagcagcggcggctggaagatggccgtgaacggcattggcatcccgccgccgccgaagccggacacggatcaatggagggacgccatcaaggcccggcgggctcaactcaccgccgaggagcgggcAGATCCGACATGGGCGGCCAAGGGCAACGACACCTGGTGGGCAACGTACTTCAAGgccaagtacgacgtcgagatgcacaacaccgagaacctcgtcggcggccccaacagctggaacaaggatggccgcgccctgttctggggcgttccggggcgcaccctcgacaacgtcatccgcggcatccgcaacggcgctccaaggctggagatgccgtcgtcgccgccgccgtctcctcaatggcagccgaggaggacgacgtactcgtcctcctcgcactcttcttcctcaggaccggcgcgatcgacgccgtcctcgtcttaccggtcggcgccgtacaccgttcccaaacgggaggtgaaggaggagccggcgacgcccgtcaacacgaggcgtggcggcagcggcagccggcggcagcaagggaggcgcggcggcaccctcctcatcccgaagccggaggtgaaggaggagccggaggaagcgtcgcaggcggcgctgctggcggagtatgagcggcagcagcggctcatcgccagcagcgacgaccccgaggactgccagtgtctctgcgggcggcgttcttggcgtccatgaacgacaaggacgcctggaggggcgacctcgacgcggcgatcgccttgtccatccgcgactccggcaagccgctggtggacctcaccgacgacggcgaggcaggaccaagcggcgcggtgaaggactagcccgtcgacgagcccgtcggcgagcgcgtcaagcaggaggtcgtcaccgacgacatgtacaacttccagcagtactacgacgcctccggccgccgcaagtggttctagattaggtttagtttaaatttagtcaaatttcgttcgaatcttgtaagtttggacgaatcttagtcgaatctcgttaagtttaaaatttccgaatttttgtttgggggacgcgactggggagcgacgtcccccaaaggcggcacgaacgaaacacgtcccccaaacgctcaatccggcgcggtttgggggacgctttgggggacgcggctggagatgctctaatgcttTTCATTGGCCCGGCGACTGAACTTTTACTGTTTTCACTTTGTACGGAAGAAAAGTACTTTTTGTGTAATTATAAATTTTagacatgaatattgctgggaacCAAAAACATCGAAATCTGCCACAAACACAGGAATCGCTTGGTCTCCATTTGTAAAGACAGTTTGCCCTGACTTGACTTTTCGTGAAAGAAAGAGGGGTGGCAGCTAGGGTGGGAACCCTATCAGCTGAGAATCAACGAGTACTTGTCTCCTCTACTAACCGATCCGGTGGTTTGACGGGGTAGATACCTTGGACCTGCGCTTGGCGTTGTAGAAGGTTGCCTAAAGTTAGAGTTTGATCAATCGGTATCGTCGTTATGGTGGCTATGGTGGTGTTGCATGTGACAAGAATAAGCTATACCCGCCTCCTCGTCCACCTTATCGGCAGCGATCTCCTGGTGAC
This region of Lolium perenne isolate Kyuss_39 chromosome 2, Kyuss_2.0, whole genome shotgun sequence genomic DNA includes:
- the LOC127331363 gene encoding isoflavone reductase homolog isoform X2, whose product is MEKSRVLVVGGTGYIGRRIVKASLAQGHETFVLMRPEIGLDIDKLLMLLAFKAQGARLVEASLDDHHALVAAVKQVDVVVSAMSGVHFRSHNLMLQLKLVEAIKEAGNVKRFLPSEFGMDPARMGHALEPGRVTFDEKMEIRRRIQEANIPHTYISANCFATYFVPNLCQMCTLLPPKEKVHIYGDGNVKAVFMDEDDVGTYTIKCIDDPRALNKTIYLRPTENILSQNELIAKWENLSGKVLEKIPITCDEFLASMEGMDFANQVGVGHYYHIFYEGCLTNFDIEEDGEEEASLLYPEVQYTRMDECMKRYL
- the LOC127331363 gene encoding isoflavone reductase homolog isoform X1, which translates into the protein MEKSRVLVVGGTGYIGRRIVKASLAQGHETFVLMRPEIGLDIDKLLMLLVFKAQGARLVEASLDDHHALVAAVKQVDVVVSAMSGVHFRSHNLMLQLKLVEAIKEAGNVKRFLPSEFGMDPARMGHALEPGRVTFDEKMEIRRRIQEANIPHTYISANCFATYFVPNLCQMCTLLPPKEKVHIYGDGNVKAVFMDEDDVGTYTIKCIDDPRALNKTIYLRPTENILSQNELIAKWENLSGKVLEKIPITCDEFLASMEGMDFANQVGVGHYYHIFYEGCLTNFDIEEDGEEEASLLYPEVQYTRMDECMKRYL